In Silurus meridionalis isolate SWU-2019-XX chromosome 28, ASM1480568v1, whole genome shotgun sequence, the genomic window CTGTTTAAAGATTTTGTATCTTCTTGTTCCTTCTCATTGGACAGATGCTTGACATCTCTTTTCCTCAATGAAGCACCTCTTTTGTTTTCAACATTAGGCTGATTGTCCGTTTCAGAAGGTTTTGAATTGTCCTCAGCACCCAGTACGGTCGACTCCACTTTGGCCGATGAACCATCCGGATTGACTGCTTGCTGGAGTTGCTGGAGCATTAAGTTTTCGGTTTCTTGAGTGACTTGGATATTTACATCCCAGCAACAGAGTTTGCAGTTGCGGTTGCACAAAACACCCACAtgctttttctcctccttctctttgtTGGATTCTCGAGTGCCCCAGGACACTATGTTCATGTTGACCAAGGAGTAGATAGTAAGTAGGAGGTAACCGCTAGGGatgcatataaaatacatgAGCCCATAGACAATCATGCCAAACTCCTGGGGATGAAGTAGTGCTGTAACAAAGTACAAGATTGCCATGGACACCAGAAATATCCCAGTAGGAGTAATGAACGTCCCTTCCTTCACCATGTCGCCTGTACCATGGAGAATATTGAAGTAAATTGGCGTAGAACAAAAGGATCATTAACATTGTATTAGATGAACATATCATTGTTGagttttgttaaatatataacatgACATGCAGTAAATcactgtatgaaaaaaaaaaagatttgcaagTTTGGACTAACAGACCTTTACTTACCAATAATGGAGAAGAAAGATGCTGTCATCAGAAAAgcatacaaaacactaaaaatgGCAGCGATTGTAATCTGGAAGTTGGATTTGGTGAAGAAACAAATTAGCATGTAAACCAATGGTGGTATGACTGCTATGACAATGGACAGTGTTCCTGCAATACTAAACACAAACTGAAAAGCCccttaaaaaaagagaaaaaaattcagTCAGTTTTTTAAAGCAGACATTCCCTAATCAATAAAACACCATCAATGAATCACAGACAtccataaaatatacaaaacgtGAATATACTGACCAGCTACCATCAAAGTGACAGAAGCAGGTCCAAGTATAGAAGAGGCCACAGTGAAGATCTGATAAAAGATGTAGAGCATGGATATTGAAGAGTTCCTCTTTGCAGTTTCTTTTCCACTGTGTAGTAGATCCAATGTATTCGCGAGAGTCGAGGGACCCCAGCGGCGCCTTTGGTTGTAGAACTCTTTAAATTCCTGTGGAGAATTTGTGTAAGCGTCTGAGGCAGCGTTGTACTCCACTCTCCATCCCTGCTGGAGAAGCAGCGTGCAAAGCCAGCGATCCTCACCTGAAAATGCATTGTAAATGATTAGGAAGTCTAATGGATTAGTTAAATGCTTATAttacacctgaccatcacaatcaccatcatcatgCAGTTCATTCTCTAATGTGATGCATGTTAGAATCATTTCACTACAATTACTAACTTAGTAGGGTTATTAGAAACAATATACAGGGTAAGAGCTGTTATTTTTCACTTAGGTTTGCCTGTTAACGTTTGTTTTGTTGACTTGTATTGTGGGAAAATGCTGTAATAGATGTTTTCACAGAGAGAATTAGCCTtatgctgtactgtactatcacctgttattatttgttgttatcgacaaaatgtgaaatatgtgtAAATGAGCATAAAAAATCAGGCTGATACCGGCATCCATTTTGGTGCATCCATAGCCCTAATCCTTTTTCAGATAAATTTATGAATCTATCTGCCACCTATCTGAGGCAGTGGGGGCATGGTCATGCACTAGTTTGTGAAGGGAGGGCGGAGCTGGGGATGGTGACTGTTAAGGATCCTACACCTGAGTGAAATTTGGGTTAACAATAGTTCTGTGTTCCAGGGTGCTGAAGCAAttaaaagatagagagagagataagaacTTAAGGGAAGATAAATGGCCGATGCCTGAAAAGACAACTTAAAATGGAATGAGAAGCCTGAGAAGATTCATTTCAAATATAATGGGTTAATGAAGACCTGAGGTATGTCTGTTTACCTTGGTCATATTGGACATACTCAGAAGCCCTGGTGGCCTTGGTGGTGTATCGCTTCAGCACATTGTCATCCATTAGAGCTGACCCTCTGAACAGACTGAAGCATCCAGGGCTGCAAagcacacacccaaacacatgTTCTGCTGTTTTCTGGAGCCAGTGCCCCACAGCATACTCAAACTTCTGATACCACACCATCGGCCCTGTGAATAAATATTAGCTTTCATTACCACCTGAAGCGGACACAAAAGAAGACATGTTTTGCCAAAAAAAGGGAAACTCCTTACCCATTCCAGTTGGATGAATTCTTCCACAAGCAGCACCGACATTAGCATACATTCGAAGACGATCAACCAGTAAAATTACAGCTGAAGGGTGGAAGTCAGTGTCCCCATCCAAAGCTAAGATGTACGTGTTCTCATCTGATATGTGTTTCCTCTTGCTATCATTGTCAAAATTTGGTAAGAGGTAAGCCTCTCCATCCAGTGATATGAGACTTGCACGACACACATTGTTCTGTCTCTGTAGAAAAGCCCAAAAAGTTAAGCCCACACTCATTTTTCATTTGCTAAGCATAtcattaaatatactgtaacatACTGAATCATAAGAAGACTTACAGTGattttttgtggatttttcaCTATATAACCTTTCCAACCCAGGAGATAATACATATACAtgatctgcaaaaaaaatatatacatcaaataaTGTAATGATAATGTTAATTCCTAATCACAGCTTCGTTATAGTCCATTCCATCTCACCTGTGACCATCTCTTTTTGTTTCGTATTAAAAGTTTGTCCTTCAGATGGATATATAACATGTTTCCCTCTGGTAGCACAAATGCAATCCGGCCACCATAAGGAGTTTCGGTGATAGAGACTTCATCTGGCTCTTTGTTTGTGAATACTCTGTAAATAACAGCagaatatatgtataatagtgtttataatagTGCTTGAAAAATTACTAAccataacataaaaaaactattgtTACCTGTATACTTCTATGACCACATTTATTAGGTCATCTACATATGAATTGACCAACTTTGTCTCAGTCGTTTTGTCTTTCATAAAGGCATCGTCGACATAAATATGACATTCAAAGTCGAAGAAATCCTTGTGCTCTTCCTTTGGATCACCTCTGTACCTGTCCAGTCTAAAACAATGACAAATTGGAGTGagctagaaaacaaaaaatacactcATTTTTCTTATATGAACaagccacatttttttttacctgaacaTTGAGGTAAGAATCTTAAGCATCTCATCATATGTTTCATGCCACATTGTTGCACAGAGATATATGACACAGTTCTCTGCTTCCTCAGAGCTGAAAAACATGCGAAGCACATCCTCGGTAaacttcaaatggacattttgCGTTCAGAGTCAAGTAAATTGAGTCGTATTACCTTTCTGGATTCTTCACTTTCATTTTGGTGTTTAGAAGTAGCGACTGATCAATAAAAGCAGACTCGTACAACCTTCGCACAAAGAGCTGGGACGTCCGCTCGATACGCGGCACCTTCATGCTCCACACGTAATACGTGCACGTAATCAACCCGAGCCACATGCACACCCCCTCAAGAGCCAACATGGAGAAAGGCCAAACCGCATAGTGGCTATTCAGTGATGTTTTGCAGATACTGTTGGTGAGTTCCAGAAGAATCAGTGAGGTGCTGTTGGAGACCTTCATCTTCACAATGCCGGCGCAAAAGTCCAGAAAAGGGTTATCAATTGTTGAGTAGTTGCCTGCCGCTTCAGAAAGATATGATGTCTCGGGTGTATAATCCAAGGTGCTTGCTTGAGTAAGGAACAGTGTTATGCCGACAATCAGTGTAGCAGGGCCTGTCAATGAGACTGGCATGGCAAAGCTCATCCTCACGGAATGGATCTTGCAGGCCACAACGCCAAACCAGTGGCAGGCGGCAGAGCAGAAGGCTTGCAGAAAAAACACCCCAAGGCCTACCTCAAGCGTATCTTTCTTAACTTCTGTGAAAGCGCTCCAGTCGATGCGGGTCTCAGCTATTAGGCCATAATAAAGGAAGTATATCCCGACAGTGACCGCGATCCTCATAAGACTGGTGATCATGAACACAGAATCTCTGAAGCTATCTAATTCAGAGAGCATATCTTGAATATTGTTGCTGGCCTGCAGAGAATTTTCCCACCAGTTAAGAGAGACTAACAGGGAAGCAAATATAGCAAGGCCTACATAGTAGTAACAGTCTTGGTCTTGGTCTGAGACATAGGAAGATATTCGCACATAGTAATCGGTAGCCAGCAGGCTGTAGCCAGTGAACACTAGAATAATTGAGCAAATAGGAAAGATGATCATCCAGCGCTGGTGCTGAAGACGAAGGACAGCGTGCAGGAAGGCCGTGCCAATGCAGACACCTCCAGATATAAACAGGTTGGTCAGCACATCGAACTGAGGCATCACAATTAGAACCAAGATCGAGGTTCCCAGTGCCACCAGAACCTCAATCACTGAAatctgcaacaaaaaaaaggacataacATCTGTGAGCCATTGTGAGCTGTATGGAGTTTCTGGAGTCACACTTCATTTGCCAAAAAAGTTGTACAGGTCACTAAAGCCTTATGAATCATGGAAATCCATGTAAATTCAACAAGTGGATTGCAGTACTGCAGCTGTTATAGTAACAGATCCCCTGATGTAGTTTTTACAATCACATCAGatttatgtacttttttaaaCTGAAGGCAACTTTAGACCTAAATACAAACATTAGATCAAAAATGGGAGAGGTCAGGGGTCAGATTAGCAACCTCTCATGATAGAATGCTAACAGACAAATGGACAAATAAGTGCACTATATGGAAataagtattaggacacctgtcttttccagccttatgtggttcctctcaaagtctTTGAATGCTGTGGCATTaaattttttcctttacttgaagaAAACCCAGACCTGTCCAGCATGGCAATGGAGCTCcctgaacatatggtttacatggattgaagtgaaagatcttgagtggccttcaaCCGAGCGCTGAATTCAGCCGTGTTGAACgcctccttaccctacatcagtatctgactttattaAAGATCttttgtctgaatgagcacaaatctctacaaatacactccaaaatctagtaaaacatcttcccagaagagtgagggttattataactgcaaatgggaactaaatgtggaagagGATGTTCAGAAAACAGATCTTATGGTCATTGGTCCATATAGCATATATACTTTCaaccaaatatattaaataagtaaaaattgCTGCACTGCAATTTTTCAACACACCATTTCGTATGATTTAATAGCCTCAAACTGATCATTAATAGTTAAGAGTTAAAAGATAATTGTTGTCACTATTCAGTCTTGTAATTTGCATATTCAGACCTTTGTAAGCTAAAACATATGTAACTGAACGGTTACTACTTTTAGTTGTATACTCCTGGTCtaagaatatatacagtatatatatatatatatatatatatatatatatataatacctTGCATTATTAAGCAggaagaaacaaatgaaaatgtcatCAATTAGGATGTCATTTGCAATAGATTAACTCACAATGGCCATGGTTTTCATGGTGGGAGAAACAAAGCTTTTGAAAGCACATTTCCACAGACACTTGAGGAACACCAGCAGGTTGGGTGTAACGAGGGCACACATGAGGAGTAGCGTGTAGAACTGCCTATCCGTAGAACTCCTGAGGGATTTTGGACTGGAAAGTGTGACCAGTGATAGAAGAGAACCCTGCAAAAAGTTAgttatattattgatattaataaaacacatatcatagatacatagatacatagatttGGGTTTATTTTGCCATACTGTATAACTTCTGTACTAATTTGTTGGTCCATGCTGTATTTTTGTGCTTGAGATTTTAGTAAAACTGCCAATATGATGTGACATTGCTAGTTtataaaaatgggaaaaaaaccaAAGACACATAATAGGTTTTACTTTGAAACCATATCTGTTTGAGCAGAGTATAAAGAAAACAAGGTCAAATAGATTAAACAGCCAAAGGGCTGCTGCATCGTTCTCTTTTATTCTGAGATGAAACAAGGCAAAATCCCATCCAGTATGAGCAGGAAGCTGAATCACATCATGGTCAATATAGGAAACTTCTAAACTAATAAAACTAGATAAggtattttatattcaattaaacttgaaaaaatCAACTCAGAATTTCATTGAAATTAAAGTTATTTTGAACTCCTCTGAAGATGTAA contains:
- the chs1 gene encoding chitin synthase 1 isoform X2, with amino-acid sequence MEDLRNRGQKREGRHRDTWDPFQLNPIGAEKEKKKTCFILVQYFMAVVVGVLVLTSAVISKGSLLSLVTLSSPKSLRSSTDRQFYTLLLMCALVTPNLLVFLKCLWKCAFKSFVSPTMKTMAIISVIEVLVALGTSILVLIVMPQFDVLTNLFISGGVCIGTAFLHAVLRLQHQRWMIIFPICSIILVFTGYSLLATDYYVRISSYVSDQDQDCYYYVGLAIFASLLVSLNWWENSLQASNNIQDMLSELDSFRDSVFMITSLMRIAVTVGIYFLYYGLIAETRIDWSAFTEVKKDTLEVGLGVFFLQAFCSAACHWFGVVACKIHSVRMSFAMPVSLTGPATLIVGITLFLTQASTLDYTPETSYLSEAAGNYSTIDNPFLDFCAGIVKMKVSNSTSLILLELTNSICKTSLNSHYAVWPFSMLALEGVCMWLGLITCTYYVWSMKVPRIERTSQLFVRRLYESAFIDQSLLLNTKMKVKNPESSEEAENCVIYLCATMWHETYDEMLKILTSMFRLDRYRGDPKEEHKDFFDFECHIYVDDAFMKDKTTETKLVNSYVDDLINVVIEVYRVFTNKEPDEVSITETPYGGRIAFVLPEGNMLYIHLKDKLLIRNKKRWSQIMYMYYLLGWKGYIVKNPQKITRQNNVCRASLISLDGEAYLLPNFDNDSKRKHISDENTYILALDGDTDFHPSAVILLVDRLRMYANVGAACGRIHPTGMGPMVWYQKFEYAVGHWLQKTAEHVFGCVLCSPGCFSLFRGSALMDDNVLKRYTTKATRASEYVQYDQGEDRWLCTLLLQQGWRVEYNAASDAYTNSPQEFKEFYNQRRRWGPSTLANTLDLLHSGKETAKRNSSISMLYIFYQIFTVASSILGPASVTLMVAGAFQFVFSIAGTLSIVIAVIPPLVYMLICFFTKSNFQITIAAIFSVLYAFLMTASFFSIIGDMVKEGTFITPTGIFLVSMAILYFVTALLHPQEFGMIVYGLMYFICIPSGYLLLTIYSLVNMNIVSWGTRESNKEKEEKKHVGVLCNRNCKLCCWDVNIQVTQETENLMLQQLQQAVNPDGSSAKVESTVLGAEDNSKPSETDNQPNVENKRGASLRKRDVKHLSNEKEQEDTKSLNSTSDISMDQKTYNSYDDDEDDDLDAYNDEEEQVIDVVPDSEWVGPVKTVFLRKLTYANLKRNLQEQIRYTLRNKHQEDLCEELVLMLTDTLNEELKDKVGPEDVLLESQLEELQDALNESARRILKTNRMQFNQMKRLEARVKRAIERTLVAPQVTRLNETLFSRATGLSRL
- the chs1 gene encoding chitin synthase 1 isoform X1, whose translation is MEDLRNRGQKREGRHRDTWDPFQLNPIGAEKEKKKTCFILVQYFMAVVVGVLVLTSAVISKGSLLSLVTLSSPKSLRSSTDRQFYTLLLMCALVTPNLLVFLKCLWKCAFKSFVSPTMKTMAIISVIEVLVALGTSILVLIVMPQFDVLTNLFISGGVCIGTAFLHAVLRLQHQRWMIIFPICSIILVFTGYSLLATDYYVRISSYVSDQDQDCYYYVGLAIFASLLVSLNWWENSLQASNNIQDMLSELDSFRDSVFMITSLMRIAVTVGIYFLYYGLIAETRIDWSAFTEVKKDTLEVGLGVFFLQAFCSAACHWFGVVACKIHSVRMSFAMPVSLTGPATLIVGITLFLTQASTLDYTPETSYLSEAAGNYSTIDNPFLDFCAGIVKMKVSNSTSLILLELTNSICKTSLNSHYAVWPFSMLALEGVCMWLGLITCTYYVWSMKVPRIERTSQLFVRRLYESAFIDQSLLLNTKMKVKNPESSEEAENCVIYLCATMWHETYDEMLKILTSMFRLDRYRGDPKEEHKDFFDFECHIYVDDAFMKDKTTETKLVNSYVDDLINVVIEVYRVFTNKEPDEVSITETPYGGRIAFVLPEGNMLYIHLKDKLLIRNKKRWSQIMYMYYLLGWKGYIVKNPQKITRQNNVCRASLISLDGEAYLLPNFDNDSKRKHISDENTYILALDGDTDFHPSAVILLVDRLRMYANVGAACGRIHPTGMGPMVWYQKFEYAVGHWLQKTAEHVFGCVLCSPGCFSLFRGSALMDDNVLKRYTTKATRASEYVQYDQGEDRWLCTLLLQQGWRVEYNAASDAYTNSPQEFKEFYNQRRRWGPSTLANTLDLLHSGKETAKRNSSISMLYIFYQIFTVASSILGPASVTLMVAGAFQFVFSIAGTLSIVIAVIPPLVYMLICFFTKSNFQITIAAIFSVLYAFLMTASFFSIIGDMVKEGTFITPTGIFLVSMAILYFVTALLHPQEFGMIVYGLMYFICIPSGYLLLTIYSLVNMNIVSWGTRESNKEKEEKKHVGVLCNRNCKLCCWDVNIQVTQETENLMLQQLQQAVNPDGSSAKVESTVLGAEDNSKPSETDNQPNVENKRGASLRKRDVKHLSNEKEQEDTKSLNSTSDISMDQKTYNSYDDDEDDDLDAYNDEEEQVIDVVPDSEWVGPVKTVFLRKLTYANLKRNLQEQIRYTLRNKHQEDLCEELVLMLTDTLNEELKDKVGPEDVLLESQLEELQDALNESARRILKTNRMQFNQMKRLEARVKRAIERTLVAPQVTRLNEDETDFWNKLIERYLKPIDDPKSHLEQVERELKSLRNKAVFLYFIINVLWVVATFFLQAIGSDVISIKIPKYLPNGSLADEPLKVEPLSLMFLLSFAILLLIQFLAMLYHRVYTLIHVLAYRSTEKDYREKDADEEAMIYENQIINDLVITSDDL